Genomic window (Salvelinus alpinus chromosome 26, SLU_Salpinus.1, whole genome shotgun sequence):
ccatttctgtatggatctcactttgtgcacgggggcattgtcatgctgaaacagaaaagggccttccccaatcaGTTGCCACAAAgtaggaagcacagaatcgtctagaatgccattgtatgctgtagcgttaagatttcccttcactggaacgaatGGGCCTAGCCCGGACCATGaaaagcagccccagaccattattcctcctccactatgcatttgggcaggtagctttctcctggcatccgctaaaacccagatttgtccgtcggactgccagatggtgaagcgagattcatcactccagagaacgccttTCCACTGCTTCAATTCTGGCCAGTTTAaaaccactccagctgacgcttggcattgtgcatggtgatcttatgcttgtgtgaggcagctcggccatggaaacccatttcatgaagctcccgatgaacagttcttgtgctgacgttgcttccaggaggcagtttggaactcggtagtgagtgttacaaccgaggacagacgattatTTATGTGCTACGCGGTTCaacactcggcagtcccgttctgtgagcttgtgtggtttACCACCTCGCGGATGAGCCGGTGTTGCTCCTACACgtatccacttcacaataacagcacttaaagttgaccggggcagctctagcagggcagaaatttgacgaactgacttgttggtaaggtggcatcctttgacggtgctacgttgaaagtcaTACTACGGGTcaatctactgccaatgtttgtctatggagattgtacgGCTGTGtgatcgattttatacacctgtcagcaacgggagtggctgaaataaccgaatccactaatgtggccatgtagtttaccaatcaAAGCTTTATTTAGCTATAGAGAAGTTTATCAAGGCTTTATTGAGAGTTTTAACTGCTGTACCCGTATCTGAGCCTCCTGTTTGATGCACTGTGTTGTGATTGGAGAaggcagaggaaggaggaggggccATCTTTCCTTTTGGTGGTGGCGGTAGGAGACCGAGCCCACCTGCCCCCTGTGGGCGTGGCTTATCCCTCTTTTTGCCTTGCTTGAAGAGAGAAAGGATGAGAATATTGATGTCGTGGAAAAGCCAAATAGCCAATCCCAAACAGACCACAGCGGCAAGGGCAATACAATTTCTACAAGAATGATCTAGGTCAATTGTGCTAGGTCTTTACCCCAATATTAAGGGTGATGGTTTGTCCGTCTTTAAATCCCAAGTCCAGCTTTGGTCCTAAAGCTGCCCCCTGAGGGTTTTTGCTGATCTCATTCTCTTGTTTCACCCACCTGTAACACACACAATATTGACTGCACTGACACAGGAAAAAAGCAATGTAACATCAGCTGTTTTCAAAACTGCAGCATCTGGAACAAGCAAACTCAATGACACGTTGTTTTGGCTGGCAACTTATGCTGCAGACAGACCACAGTACGTGTGTTTGTTATTAGTGGGAGATGATGACGCACCAATGTTTGAGTGCCTTGACAGTCACACTGTCCTTGGAGTGACCCCTTCCATCACTTACTTAAAGTGGTCCTGCAAAGACACGTTGAAGTCAAAAGAGTCCCCTCTGTCCCCGAATCCAACACCAATGAACGCACTGCGGCCTGAGAGAGTAGGTTGACATAGCTGTATGAGTTCATTGACATCGAGCTGacatacagttccagtcaaaagtttggacacacctaatcattcaagggttttctttatttttactattttctacaatgaagaataatagtgaagacatcaaaactatgaaataacacatatggaatcatgtagtaaccaaaaaaagtgtttaaacaaatcaaaatatattttatatttgagattcttcaaagtagccaccctttgccttgatgacagctttgcatactcttggcattctctcaaccagcttcatgaggtagtcacctggaatgcatttcaattaactcttggcattctttcatgcttttcaattaacaggtgtgccttgttaaaagttcaattgtggaatttctttccaccttaatgcgtttgagaagatagcccaatttggtatacagaagatagccctagttGGTAAAAGACCACATCCATACAGCTCaaatagaaatgacagtccatcattactttaagacatggtcagtcaatctggaacatttcaagaactttgacagtttcttcaagtgcagttgcaaaaaccatcaagcgctatgatgaaactggctctcatgaggaccgccacagaaaaggaagacccagagtaacctctgctgcagaggataagtttattagagttaccagcctcagaaacggCAGCCcattaaatgcttcacagagttcatgtaacagacacatctcaacatcaactgttcagaggagactgcgtgaatcagcccttcatggtcgaattgctgtaaagaaccgactactaaaagacaccattaagaagaagagacttccttgggccaagaaaaatgaggaatggacattagactggtggaaatctgtccttcggtcAGATGAGTCCAATTttgagaattttggttccaactgctgtgtctttgtgagacgcagagtaggtgaacggatgatctctgcatgtgttgttcccaccgtgaagcatggaggaggaggtgtgatggtgctttgctggtgacactgtcagggatttatttagaattcaaggcacacttatccagcatggctaccacagcaggaaaagcagccaacaatatgtggtaactccttcaagaataaaggaaaagcattccaggtgaaggtggttgagagaaagccaagagtgtgcaaagctgtcatcaaggcaaagggtggctactttgaagaatctcaaatgtaaaatatattttgaattgtttaacacttttttggttactacatgattccatatgtgttatgtcatagtttttgaagtcttcactattattctacattgtggaaatagtaaaaataaagaaaaacccttgaataagttggtgtgtccaaacttttcactggtactgtaagtgTAGAGTGAATTTACATTTGAGGAGAGCTGACAAACTCTATGAGCGCACTGTGATCAGAGAAAAGATGTTGCCATAGACTGATGAAAGTACTAAAACCTGCTAAAGGAGGCTGACATAACACTATATGACTTGTGTAAAAGGCTGACATAGCTATGAACGCACAGTGAGGGGTTTttcacccatatacacacaccattgtCATCCTGTATTCGCAGGACAAAGTAGCGACTGGAGTCGCTTACGGTTTCAACTGCGATGCCGGGATACTCTGTGACAGGGGCCTGAGCGAACAGCTCCCCTGCAGGATCGGAAGAGAAACACATAATCATAAACCACACAGATATGCTGTATGAAGTTAATTTTATTAGCTACATTGAAAGGGCCCTGATGAGCAATGTTGGGACAAAGAGGCACCtgtgcctgccacacacacacacacacacacacacacacacacacacacacacacacacacacacacacacacacacacacacacacacacacacacacacacacacacacacacacacagtttcatgACTCTCACACCTGAGACTTTGTCTTCCAGTTTGATGTAGGCCACTTTCCCCTTCGCCGTGATCCGCATGCGCCCTGACCAATCGGGCACATCCAGCTTCCAGTCTGCTGCCCTACAGGAAATACCCAGGTCAGAGGTAGCCAATAACAAGGCAAAACAGGGAGTAGGTCAGAAGGTCAGTAAACAGTGCCTATTCCAACTGTTCTCAGACCAGCTTTTGTAACAAATAGTACTGTACAATATGGAGAGAATTCTGAATTGACCCAATTGTCTTGTTCTTATAATTCCTGAAGGCTGAAGCAAGACTGTGATGAAGATCACAACCCCTAATTAATAGCATATCAGATAATGTATGGTTTTAGAGAATTTTAATTAAAACCATTTAGCCTACAGGTAACTGGGCCACACACATATAGGCCAGACTGAAAACAGTAGTCTGCTGAAACGACTCTACTTTCTCCCTGGCAGCTGGCACTGTTTGTTTCAGATGCCTTTAATATACATTGGTTTCATTATTTGAGCTATTCTGTAATCAATTTTACTATCATAATACAATTGGTGTAGAATGACGGGGAGCCTTGTATTATAGGCACAATATAGGGCTATTTATCACCTAATATACATCCATATAACATTTGCTGTCAATACATTTTCTGGTTAAACTATGCTGATAAACAGCACACGCAAATACACATATCATGCCATTCACTGTCGAGTCATCCGCACTGATAGTGCCAGCTTTGCGAGAGTAACATCAATATTACCAATGGAGCAGAATAATTAGTGAGTCGTAGGCCTACGAAAACAAATATTAGACACACGTCGACTGCTGTTAACATCCACTTAGCGCACAGACAGATGGGCGCACACACACGATGCAGCACTATGACCACAGATAGAACCACCGGCACCGCGGTTTTTGTCCAACACCCCAAATATGGGTCAACCCTTTATATTTACCTGTATCCACGATTTGTAGCCCTCGGTGGTATTCGATAAACGTTGACGTCGGGTTTAACGCAAAGGATCGACTCGTATTCGCCCTCGGTCGCCATCTTGATGTAAATGAAATTGATGTGTGGCTTACTTATAGTTCCTTTCGGTTTTTGCGAGTGGCCTATATACTCACAAGACGGCGATGACGTGATGGGGATTCCAGAGCGGAGTTTGTGCTCCATCAATGGATGCATTGACCCTGCGCACATCCCACAATGTTTTAAGGCAGCATCCCTCTTCCAATAATATGTATAATAGGCTAGATGTGTAAGCTCCCATAGATGGCATTGGTAAATATGGCAAACAGCTGTTTATGTATACTTTTGAGACCCAGAAAATGCTCAATAAACACATACTTTATGAGAAACAGGCAAGACTGCTCCCAAGAATATTCAGTTCATTTGTGGAAAAACAAAGAAGCAAACATAGTATTTGTTTCAGTCTCAATAGAGACAATGTTACATCATTGCCACGTTGTTTAATTGTATTGACAACAATGTAACGTTTTCGTGATTATTAAGTAGGGGGAGTGGTCTTTTCGACAGGTCAGGTGCGGATTGCAGACGGAAGCGGAAATTGTAGTTCTTTGCAGATCCCACAAAGCATCCCGAAGGTTCGTATTCCTTTCAAATACACGCAAAATCGTATGAAAAATGGATACCCAATGGAAGCATGTTATCTTAAAAGTGCCCGTTGTCCTTAGAAGTTTACCAAAGCTATATTTTCAAAGCTGTCGTTGTCATTGGACGGCTGTCATTGATAGCTAACTGGTTAGATTGCTTGCTAAGCTAAAGCTTGGATGAAAACAACATTCGACAGCCATGAAGATGCactgacgttggctagctacggtagctgtccatggttctgaatcGTGTTGCAGACAGTAGCTTGGTTGATCTATTGCAATTACCGTTCTTCAATAAGAATATTGCCAAGTAGCATGCTAAATCGACAGTAGCCTACTCGGGTGCATAGCTAATCTGTAGCACTGTAGATCCTGGATTTGTCGGCATTACATTGGTATTGCATGAAGCTAGCTAGCCACTAAGCTAGTTTAGCCTTTTTGCTAACATGAATGGCGTTGATTTGGTTACAATCATGACGATGTCTAGTTACTAGGCTGCTTTTGGCATTCTTCTGTTGGGTATTTTTCTGTTTGGTATTTACATTTAAAAACACAAAGCTAACCATTGCATAACTGGGTGATACAATTTGTTGCCCAGTGGCATGCCAATGTGAAGTTGCTTCTTCAATAGCCTATAGCTTTGTCATTGCTTTGCTCCCTTTTTAGCATCATTTTATCCAGATCAGTGTGTGCAGGGACCCAATGTCGTCGTGGAGAGAGACTAACAGAATGAGCATCCAGTGAGAGCAGATCGAAAGCGAGACTCACTTCTTTGACATCACCCACAATCAGTTTTATTTCAATAGGTAAGCAGAGGTATAAGCAGCATGATTTGGGCTAAGTGCCAAGCAGCTTCTCCTGTGTTACAGACACGTACATGTCTGGTGTTACGCGAGGCAAGACAGAAGTGTCATGGTTAATATATGagtgaaaggtgtgtgtgtgtgtgtgtgtgtgtgtgtgtgtgtgtgtgtgtgtgtgtgtgtgtgtgtgtgtgtgtgtgtgtgtgtgtgtgtgtgtgtgtgtgtgtgtgtgtgtgtgtgtgtgtgtgtgtggtgtgtgtgtgtgtacatgctctTACTAGTCTTTATACTGACTTGGTCCTTGTGGTTTGAGACACCCCATCAGGCACCATGACGTCCTCTATGCTACGCCGACAACTGAAGAACCTCGTTCAGAACTTCTCTGAGGCTGAGGTCAAGGTAAAGTACATGATTTACTTTCCCCCGTCACCCATCTTGTCTTTCCCACTTTCCtttctccttcgctctctcttttCTTGCTCTCTGTCTTATGTTCTCTGACTTCCTCTTGATTTGTCTCATCTTCCTTTCACTCTCTACTACTCTACATACTTCCCTTCATCttcactctatccctctctttctctcctctaaaTGCTGTACCAAGGGTGGGTCATTTTACCTTGCAAGGGCTGGTGTGGGTTCAGGCTTTTGTGCCAGCCAATTAGTAGCACACATGTTTCAACTGATCGCAGTCCTGGATCAGGCTTTAATTTAGTAGAATCGAGCTAGTACTGCTTGCCTGGGGCAAAAGCCTGCATCCACACTGGCCCTTGTAGGGTAAGAATGGCCACCCCTGCTGTTCAGTTGACACTGTCAGCATTCTAAAGTACCTTTGCAGCATCGTTCTGAAATATGACACACCCTCTGTAGCAGAGCATGGGTAAGTCCTCCATCTGCTACCCCTGTCTGTAACACCAGTGACTCTATCACCAGTATTTTCCTACAATTCTATAGTACAAGTTTGGTGCCAGAAGGCCTGGATGGTATTTGGTATTtcattaggatccctattagctgttgcaaaagcaacagctactcttcctggggtccacacaaaagaTGAAACAtattacagaatgacataatacagaacctcattagacaagaacagctcaaggacagaactacatatatatattttttaaaaggcacacgtagcctacatatcaatgcatacacacaaactatctaggtcaaataggggagccTTTGTTCTCCGTCTGGAAAATAATCTGTGTTAACACTGCTGTATGTCTGTCAGGTGAGGGAGGCCACCTCCAATGACCCCTGGGGCCCCTCCAGCTCGCAGATGGCCGACATCTCGGACCTCACCTACAATGTGGTGGCCTGCAATGAGATCATGACCATGCTGTGGAAACGCCTCAAAGACGACAAGAACTGGAGGCACATTTACAAGGTGAGGCCAAAAGTGCTATAAATTACACATATTTATAGTTCGAAAGATTTAGATAGATTGTGTATACAAGAATCTAATCTACAGATGTACATGTACTCATCATAACGTCAAAGTTGTTCGTACTGCATGGCTCACTGGCTGTATGCATTCTTTATTCTGAAACTTTATTCTGAATAAGTGATGAGCTACCCTGCTGAACAGCGCAGTTCATCAACCAGTGCTGGATAGAACCACGCCTCTCTCTTTTTCCGTCACATCAAATGATTTATTTATCTTGTCTTTGGTGGGGTGGATTGCTATGACGCATTGGGTTTGAGTTACTGGTACCAATCACTTCAGTGTGGGTACCTTTCAGAGATGACAATGTCGATATCAAGCCTTTGTATATGAATGGTGCGTTTTTATATTTCTGTTCGGTCCATGCTTCCTGTAATATTATGTTCTCTTATTCAAGTAGGTTGGTGGTTTTTGTTGTTGAGAGCTTTGTAAAACTTTAGCcgatttaaatattttttttaaaataattaaAAACGACATTATTCCTCTTACTGTGAAAAGATTCTTTATATTATTTGACACTTTCTTGTTTCTTTCGCCACAAATCAGATACAAATACATTTCATCTACAGTATTTATATTGGCATCGGACATacacggtaccagtcaaaagtttggacatacctacccattcaagggtttttctttattttgactattttctacattgtagaataatagtgaagaccataaactatgaaataacacataaggaatcgtgtagtaaccaagaaagtgttaaacaaatccaaatatattttagattcttcaaagtagccagcctttgccttgatgacagctttgcacactcttggcattctctcaaccagctttatgaggaatgcttttccaacaatcttgaagcagttcccacatatgctgagcacttgataGATGCTTttgcttcactctgtggtccaactcatcccaaaccatctcaatttggttgaggtcggatgactttggaggccaggtcatctgatgcatcactctccttagtaaaatagcctttacacagcctggtgatgtgttttgggtcattgtcctgttgaaaaacaaatgataatcccactaagcgcaaaccagatgggatggtgtattgctgcagaatgatgtggtagccatgctggttaagtgtgccttaatttctaaataaatcactgacagtgtcaccagcaaagcaccatcacacctcgtcctccatgcttcacggtgggaaccacagatgtgtagatcatccgttcacctactttacTGACTTttttgtccccatggggaaatgttgttgcagtgtcatgtacacgtttaaagtggcAATACAACTTTCGTATCggttacataccaataaaaagagactagcctgctggcaTTACcgggtcgataggaacattagcccgagtTATTTAgaagggatatcacacctggcacaaatgattgtctagttgtgtttttcctgccgaggggtgccctatacctgcgcccagaggggagtagtttAAAGTCCGGGTACAGGGGGTCGCTTGGGTCAAAAATTATTTTGTGAGCcttgcggagggccctgaccttaaagatctcatccttgtctgtttgactccaagtaccctgcttgctgtggtgataatccttctcagcatatttctctggctgagagtggcattgccaaaccaacaagcAATACACAAAGtaaaatactctcaatgaaagatttgtaaaacagagtcagtatagtacaattaacattaaaagatcccagctttttgagaaagtacagtctctgttgactctttttgtagatcaggtctgtacatttactccactgaagcttattgtccaagaggacacccaggtatttgtattcctctacaatctccatgttctgacctctgatagatgttgcagaggtaggtgttgtacgcttcctgaagtctatgcacatctctttggtcttgttggtattgaggaccaTGTGTGATTGgtcacaccactctacaaagtccTTTAGGACCGGGCCATGGTGTTCCTCATCGTCATGCAACAgcctgatcaaggcagtgtcatcagcgaacttaacaaggtgtctgtcaggatgggaactagtacaactattagtgtacaagatgtacaggagtggggacaaaacacatccctgaggagagcctgtgttggtggttcTTATGTCCCACACGTGGGGATCCACCTTGACCCGCTGTGACCGTTGGCTCAGGAAGTCCAGcagccacaaaaccagccccccatctaagGAGAAGTCCAGAATGTgtctctgtgccagaatgtaaggctggattgtgttgaaggcagaagaaaagCCAACAAACAAAACCCTGACATGGGATTTGGCACCCTCTAGACGTCTGCAGACAATGTTGAGGAGAGTAAGAatggcatcatcaactcctctgctgGGCTGATAGGCAAACGGAATTCGGTCGAGGAGCTTCTGGGTGATGCTGAGAATATGACTTTTAACAATTTTCTTAACGCATTTCATTACTAAGGATGTCAAGGCGACAAGACGGTAGTCATTCAGCACAGAGGGATTAGATGCTTTAGGAATTGTTATATTTATTGAGTTTTTCCGCAATACTGGTACGTGTTGCTGGTCAAGCCACTCTGCTTCTCACTAAGACacaacggttggaaccaaaattcttacatttggactcatcagacaatacaaatttccaccagtctaatgtccattgctcgtgtttcttggcccatgcaagtctcttcttcttattggtgtcctttagtagtggtttctttgcagcaaatagACCTTGAAgggctgattcacgcagtctcctctgaacatttgatgttgagatgtgtctgttacttgaactctgtgaagcatttatttgggctgcaatttctgaagcttttaacactaatgaacttattctctgcagcagaggtaactttgggtcttcctttcctgtggcggtcctcatgagagccagttccatcatagcgcttgatgatttttgcgactgcactttcgaagttcttgaaatttcccagattgactgaccttcatgtcttaaagtaatgatggactagtgtttctctttgcttatttgagccgttcttgcaataatatggacttggtcttttaccaaataaggttatcttctgtatgtcacccctaccttgtcacaacacaactgattggctcaaacgcattaagaaggaaagaaattccacaaattccactttttggttactacatgatttcatatgtgttatttcatagttttgatgtcttcactattattctacattgtaaaaaatatattttttaaaagcctccaatgagtgggtgtgtccaaacctttgactggtactgttttgTAATCTTTCTCAACTTTTACAATCCGCTTGTAATTTCATAAAAACGCTCCCATCTTCGCCATATTTTTCTGGCACATCTTGGATTTCACTATGGTGCCATCTTACATTTTTATGAATGATGTATCTGTTTTCCTGCTGACGATTGCTCCATGCAGGGATCATGTTTCTGAGAGTGTTTTTGAGGAGTAGGCGATGATCATCTTGATTCCCTATTTAGTTTTTTACTCCCATCCCCCAACTGCAGTCGTTGACCCTGTTGGAGAACCTGTTAAAGACGGGCTCAGACCGCGTTCTGAATACGATGAAGGACAACGTCTACATTGTGAAAGCGCTAACAGAGTTCCGTTTCCAGGACAAGGATGGGAAAGATCAGGTACTAAAGCTTGCTAAATGCATGTTTGTCCCACCAACTCCTCTGATATGCAAGTTCCATCTCCAAGGTATTACTTTTGAAGCCTCCCCACTTGAGGAATTAACTGTGAGCGAATTTACGTATTCATAATTACCATTAGCATAACTTTTATCTCCAGATTATCTCTTCATTGCTCTAACCGAATTAATATTATTAAAATGCATCCGAATCTCTCATGGCTTCACGTTTAAAAACAAATTACTATCTAGTcttttgattttctttaggaatgctatatttaaaaaaaaaaaaaaaacacagtatTTCTCAATCCAATTAGTACATACTAGCAACACGCATAACCACCAAACCAGACAGGCAAATTCAGGGCAGCTAAAACAAATCAAGCCAAGGACAAATCGCCTTAAATCTACAGTTTTATATAGCGCTATAGCTAAATGGAACTTTTTACCAATCCATATTTCTCAGGCAAAAACTAAATCCACCTTCAAGAAGAAAataaaagaacatctaatgtgatagaccatatgactggacaggaaatagaaagtatcaactgaatgttaaatgtgtttcctgtcaggtattttaatta
Coding sequences:
- the LOC139554590 gene encoding adaptin ear-binding coat-associated protein 1-like, yielding MCAGSMHPLMEHKLRSGIPITSSPSCEYIGHSQKPKGTISKPHINFIYIKMATEGEYESILCVKPDVNVYRIPPRATNRGYRAADWKLDVPDWSGRMRITAKGKVAYIKLEDKVSGELFAQAPVTEYPGIAVETVSDSSRYFVLRIQDDNGRSAFIGVGFGDRGDSFDFNVSLQDHFKWVKQENEISKNPQGAALGPKLDLGFKDGQTITLNIGQGKKRDKPRPQGAGGLGLLPPPPKGKMAPPPSSAFSNHNTVHQTGGSDTGCLLDLDSSNSNTVVQSSNPSSDLWGDFSSPACSLPPTLRQEHTPNWGQF